One region of Lathamus discolor isolate bLatDis1 chromosome 2, bLatDis1.hap1, whole genome shotgun sequence genomic DNA includes:
- the LOC136009463 gene encoding feather keratin 1-like produces MACSDLCRPCGPTPLANSCNEPCVRQCEDSRVVIQPPAVLVTLPGPILSSFPQSTAVGSSSSAAVGNVLSAQGVPVSSGGFGYGLGYGFGGLGYGFGGLGCYGRGRGGNIC; encoded by the coding sequence ATGGCCTGCTCCGACCTCTGCCGCCCCTGCGGACCCACCccgctggccaacagctgcaacgAGCCCTGTGTCAGGCAGTGCGAGGACTCCCGCGTCGTCATCCAGCCTCCCGCCGTGCTGGTCACCCTGCCaggacccatcctcagctccttcccccagagcaCCGCCGTCGGATCCTCCTCATCCGCTGCCGTGGGCAACGTCCTCAGCGCCCAGGGAGTGCCCGTCTCCTCTGGGGGCTTCGGCTACGGCCTTGGCTACGGCTTCGGAGGCCTGGGCTACGGCTTCGGAGGCCTGGGCTGCTatggcagaggaagaggaggcaacATCTGCTAA
- the LOC136009464 gene encoding feather keratin 1-like has protein sequence MACSDLCRPCGPTPLANSCNEPCVRQCEDSRVVIQPSTVLVTLPGPILSSFPQSTAVGSSSSAAVGNVLSAQGVPVSSGGFGYGGLGYGFGGLGCYGGGRGYNIC, from the coding sequence ATGGCCTGCTCCGACCTCTGCCGCCCCTGCGGACCCACCccgctggccaacagctgcaacgAGCCCTGTGTCAGGCAGTGCGAGGACTCCCGCGTCGTCATCCAGCCTTCCACCGTGCTGGTCACCCTGCCaggacccatcctcagctccttcccccagagcaCCGCCGTCGGATCCTCCTCATCCGCTGCCGTGGGCAACGTCCTCAGCGCCCAGGGAGTGCCCGTCTCCTCTGGGGGCTTTGGATACGGAGGCCTGGGCTACGGCTTCGGAGGCCTGGGCTGCTACGGCGGAGGAAGAGGATACAACATCTGCTAA
- the LOC136009465 gene encoding feather keratin 1-like, with product MACSDLCRPCGPTPLANSCNEPCVRQCEDSRVVIQPPAVLVTLPGPILSSFPQSTAVGSSSSAAVGNVLSAQGVPISSGGFGYSLGYGYGGLGYGFGGLGCYGGGRGYNIC from the coding sequence ATGGCCTGCTCCGACCTCTGCCGCCCCTGCGGACCCACCccgctggccaacagctgcaacgAGCCCTGTGTCAGGCAGTGCGAGGACTCCCGCGTCGTCATCCAGCCTCCCGCCGTGCTGGTCACCCTGCCaggacccatcctcagctccttcccccagagcaCCGCCGTCGGATCCTCCTCATCCGCTGCCGTGGGCAACGTCCTCAGCGCCCAGGGAGTGCCCATCTCCTCTGGGGGCTTCGGCTACAGCCTTGGCTACGGCTACGGGGGACTGGGCTACGGCTTCGGAGGCCTGGGCTGCTACGGCGGAGGAAGAGGATACAACATCTGCTAA
- the LOC136009462 gene encoding feather keratin 1-like — translation MACSDLCSPCGPTPLANSCNEPCVRQCEDSRVVIQPPAVLVTLPGPILSSFPQSTAVGSSSSAAVGNVLSAQGVPISSGGFGYGLGYGYGGLGCYGRGRGYNIC, via the coding sequence ATGGCCTGCTCCGACCTCTGCAGCCCCTGCGGACCCACCccgctggccaacagctgcaacgAGCCCTGTGTCAGGCAGTGCGAGGACTCCCGCGTCGTCATCCAGCCTCCCGCCGTGCTGGTCACCCTGCCaggacccatcctcagctccttcccccagagcaCCGCCGTCGGATCCTCCTCATCCGCTGCCGTGGGCAACGTCCTCAGCGCCCAGGGAGTGCCCATCTCCTCTGGGGGCTTCGGCTACGGCCTTGGCTACGGCTACGGGGGCCTGGGCTGCTatggcagaggaagaggatACAACATCTGCTAA
- the LOC136009466 gene encoding feather keratin 1-like, whose protein sequence is MACYDRCSPCGPTPLANSCNEPCVRQCEDSRVVIQPSTVLVTLPGPILSSFPQSTAVGSSSSAAVGNVLSAQGVPVSSGGFGYGLGYGYGGLGYGFGGLGCYGRGRGYNIC, encoded by the coding sequence ATGGCCTGCTACGACCGCTGCAGCCCCTGCGGACCCACCccgctggccaacagctgcaacgAGCCCTGTGTCAGGCAGTGCGAGGACTCCCGCGTCGTCATCCAGCCTTCCACCGTGCTGGTCACCCTGCCaggacccatcctcagctccttcccccagagcaCCGCCGTCGGATCCTCCTCATCCGCTGCCGTGGGCAACGTCCTCAGCGCCCAGGGAGTGCCCGTCTCCTCTGGGGGCTTCGGCTACGGCCTTGGCTACGGCTACGGGGGCCTGGGCTACGGCTTCGGAGGCCTGGGCTGCTatggcagaggaagaggatACAACATCTGCTAA